In the genome of Cupriavidus malaysiensis, one region contains:
- a CDS encoding MFS transporter gives MAERSAGRGGAVSGWLPYIVAATFFMEYLDTTVIATALPQMAHSFGVGPNSLSLGMTAYMLALATFIPASGWVADRCGSRTVFFSAVVIFTVASVLCGLSQDVVQFTAARVLQGLGGAMMVPVGRMIVVRSTDKSGLMRAISTITWPAIVAPVVGPPVGGFITTYASWRWIFLLNVPFGLAVLVAVAMLVPNLRGSERRPLDVAGLVLSGAALTAVLYGAELASQPGAGVWVAAGCVLGGLLLGWVAYRHAARHPHPLIDVSTLKIPTFSVTVVTGSLTRIGIGAVPYLMPLLFQIGFGLSAFQSGLLLLASALGNLGMKALTTRILRRWGFRLVSIVDVAVAGVFTIACGMLTPQTPLAWVLIVVFVYGVARSMQFSTLATLAYADVPPAQTSAASTLWSAAAQMTIGLGIAYGAVSLRAAALIHGEEAGRAFTLADFRLAFLFAGVLTLVSMWGYWRMAPDAGQSVGGGTHRRGTA, from the coding sequence ATGGCTGAGAGGAGCGCAGGGCGCGGCGGCGCCGTCAGCGGCTGGCTGCCCTATATCGTGGCGGCCACCTTCTTCATGGAGTACCTCGACACCACGGTGATCGCCACCGCGCTGCCGCAGATGGCGCACTCCTTCGGCGTCGGCCCCAACAGCCTCAGCCTGGGCATGACCGCCTACATGCTGGCGCTGGCCACCTTCATCCCGGCCAGCGGCTGGGTGGCCGACCGCTGCGGTTCGCGCACCGTGTTCTTCAGCGCCGTGGTGATCTTCACCGTGGCCTCGGTGCTGTGCGGGCTGTCGCAGGACGTGGTGCAGTTCACCGCGGCGCGCGTGCTGCAGGGCCTGGGCGGGGCGATGATGGTGCCGGTGGGGCGGATGATCGTGGTGCGCAGCACCGACAAGAGCGGCCTGATGCGCGCCATCTCCACCATCACCTGGCCGGCTATCGTGGCGCCGGTGGTGGGGCCGCCGGTGGGCGGTTTCATCACCACCTACGCGTCGTGGCGCTGGATCTTCCTGCTCAACGTGCCGTTCGGCCTGGCGGTGCTGGTGGCGGTGGCCATGCTGGTGCCCAACCTGCGCGGCAGCGAGCGCCGCCCGCTCGACGTGGCCGGGCTGGTGCTCAGCGGCGCAGCGCTGACCGCGGTGCTGTACGGTGCCGAGCTGGCCAGCCAGCCGGGTGCCGGCGTGTGGGTGGCGGCCGGCTGCGTGCTGGGCGGCCTGCTGCTGGGCTGGGTCGCCTATCGCCACGCGGCGCGCCATCCGCATCCGCTCATCGACGTCTCCACCTTGAAGATCCCCACCTTCTCGGTGACGGTGGTGACCGGCTCGCTGACGCGCATCGGCATCGGCGCGGTGCCCTACCTGATGCCGCTGCTGTTCCAGATCGGCTTCGGCCTGTCGGCCTTCCAGTCGGGCCTGCTGCTGCTGGCCAGCGCGCTCGGCAACCTGGGCATGAAGGCACTGACCACGCGCATCCTGCGGCGCTGGGGCTTCCGCCTGGTCTCGATCGTCGACGTGGCGGTGGCCGGTGTCTTCACCATCGCCTGCGGCATGCTGACGCCGCAGACGCCGCTGGCCTGGGTGCTGATCGTGGTCTTCGTCTACGGCGTGGCGCGCTCGATGCAGTTCTCGACGCTGGCCACGCTGGCCTATGCCGACGTGCCGCCGGCGCAGACCAGCGCCGCCAGCACCTTGTGGAGCGCGGCGGCGCAGATGACGATCGGGCTGGGCATCGCCTATGGCGCGGTGTCGCTGCGCGCGGCGGCGCTGATCCACGGCGAGGAGGCGGGGCGCGCCTTCACGCTGGCCGACTTCCGCCTGGCCTTCCTCTTCGCCGGCGTGCTGACACTGGTGTCGATGTGGGGCTACTGGCGCATGGCGCCCGATGCCGGGCAGAGCGTCGGCGGCGGCACGCACCGGCGCGGCACGGCCTGA
- a CDS encoding isocitrate lyase/PEP mutase family protein → MSSSSAQRRAAFRAKVAERRGLLVPGAFNALSARVIADAGFEALYLTGAGVTNMSLGLPDLGFIGLAEIAEHTARVRDAVALPLIVDADTGFGNALNVRHTVRTLERSGADAIQFEDQVMPKKCGHFAGKEVIGAGEMVGKIRAAVDAREDANLQIIARTDAAAVHGIEDAIERGHRFLEAGADILFIEATESLADIERLPGLFTAPQLINIVIGGKTPVQSREALAKLGYGIVLYANAALQGAVLGMQRALGQLAAQGRLDEDPALVIPFGERQRLVDKPLYDRLDRLYAEGGA, encoded by the coding sequence ATGTCTTCGTCTTCCGCCCAACGCCGTGCCGCTTTCCGCGCCAAGGTCGCCGAGCGCCGTGGCCTGCTGGTGCCCGGCGCCTTCAATGCGCTCAGTGCGCGCGTGATCGCCGACGCCGGCTTCGAGGCGCTCTACCTGACCGGCGCCGGTGTCACCAATATGTCGCTCGGCCTGCCCGACCTCGGCTTCATCGGCCTGGCGGAGATCGCCGAGCACACCGCGCGCGTGCGCGACGCGGTCGCGCTGCCGCTGATCGTCGATGCCGACACCGGTTTCGGCAACGCGCTCAACGTGCGCCACACGGTGCGCACGCTGGAGCGCAGCGGCGCCGACGCGATCCAGTTCGAGGACCAGGTGATGCCGAAGAAGTGCGGCCACTTCGCCGGCAAGGAGGTGATCGGCGCCGGCGAGATGGTCGGCAAGATCCGCGCCGCGGTCGACGCGCGCGAGGATGCCAACCTGCAGATCATCGCGCGCACCGACGCCGCCGCGGTGCACGGCATCGAGGACGCCATCGAGCGCGGCCACCGCTTCCTGGAGGCGGGCGCGGACATCCTGTTCATCGAGGCCACCGAGTCGCTGGCCGACATCGAACGCCTGCCGGGGCTGTTCACCGCGCCGCAGCTGATCAATATCGTCATCGGCGGCAAGACACCGGTGCAGTCGCGCGAGGCGCTGGCCAAGCTGGGCTACGGCATCGTGCTGTACGCCAACGCGGCGCTGCAGGGCGCGGTGCTGGGCATGCAGCGCGCGCTCGGCCAGCTCGCCGCGCAGGGCCGCCTGGACGAGGATCCTGCGCTGGTGATCCCCTTCGGCGAGCGCCAGCGCCTGGTCGACAAGCCGCTGTACGACCGCCTCGACCGCCTCTACGCAGAGGGCGGCGCATGA